In Deltaproteobacteria bacterium, the sequence TCTTTGATGAAATACAGGCATGCCCCAACGCTCTCCAGTCTCTTCGTTTCTTTCACGAAAAAATGAAAGAGCTCCATGTTGCGGCGGCAGGCTCGCTACTTGAATTTGTTTTGTCGGAAATTTCATCATTCGGCGTTGGCCGAATTGAAACTTTTTTCATGTATCCAATGACCTTCGCAGAATTTCTAAAAAACTCCGGAGATGAAGGTTTAAACCAGATTATCGCTGATGCAAGTCTGGACAAACCCGTAGATGAAGTTTTTCATAATAAAATTTTAGACAGATTAAAATTATTTCAGATCATAGGCGGTATGCCAGAAACAGTTAGGGCCTATATTGAAACTCAAGACTTCACCAAGTGCCAAAAATCAGCGGATACTCTGATCACATCCATTAACGACGACTTTGCAAAATACAGAAAACGCTTATCTGCTATCAAACTTCAAGAAACGTTTAAATCAATTATCATGCAGGTCGGAAATAAATTTAAGTATTCAAATATTTCCGATGAACCATCAAGCGGATATAAAAATGCCCTCGATCTTCTAATTAGGGCGGGGCTTGCATATAAGGTCTTCCACACTTCGGCCAGAGGTTTGCCTCTCGGGGCGCAAATAGACGAAAAAAAATTTAAAGTGCTGTTTTTTGACACCGGTATTTATCAAAGAGTAATGGGTCTTGATTTGGCATCGTACATGTCTTCACCAATAGAAGATTTGGTAAACAAGGGGGCATTTGCAGAACTGTTTGTTGGGCTGGAGCTTATAGCAAGCGAAAAAAATTACGTTCATCCCGAACTTTACTATTGGCATAGAGAGGCAAAATCAAGCAATGCAGAGGTTGATTATATTGTGTCTGTGAACAATAAAATAATTCCGATTGAGGTTAAATCCTCCCGTAAAGGTCAGATGCAAAGTCTCCGATTATTCCTAAAAGAAAGGAATAAAACTTATGGCATTAGAATATCCTGCGAAAATTTCGGCAAACACGAGAACATAATATCAATCCCTCTTTATGCCATCCCTAAGCTATATGAAATAATATCGAGTTTTTAAAGGTGCCCTTTAGAAACTATAGAACGAATCTTATTTTGAAAACTTTTCCGGAATTTTTGGAAGGAGCGGTATTTTTCCACATAACTTCGCGTTTGTCCGCGCTGGTTTTTTGAAATGCAGGTCTGGATGGCTTTCATATAGTCTTCAACGCCTTCCGTCTTGATGACATAAACTCCCTCTGCGGAGTTAAGAGGCGCTTCTTCTTCCAGACAGACGTCCGCAACAGCTTTGCTGATGATGACGGGAAGATTACAGGCCATGGCTTCCAGCACAACGAAACTCGCCGATTCGTAGCGTGAAGGAAAAATAAAAAAATCGGCCGCGTTGTACAGCCGGCACAATTCTTCTTCGGAAAGATTTTCTTTTACAATCATGTTGGGAGTAGTGATGGCGGGAGGTTGAGAGAGGACGCAGACGAACTGAACCTGAGGCAGGCACTCCGCCAACTGCCGGATGATATCCCATCCTTTTCCATGTT encodes:
- a CDS encoding ATP-binding protein, producing the protein MKRIIDKELLLWKGNRDRKVLLVRGARQVGKTYSMRQLGKSFKHFVEVNFEELKDVRVFFDGVLSPDEIIRKLSVYFNTPINPHETLLFFDEIQACPNALQSLRFFHEKMKELHVAAAGSLLEFVLSEISSFGVGRIETFFMYPMTFAEFLKNSGDEGLNQIIADASLDKPVDEVFHNKILDRLKLFQIIGGMPETVRAYIETQDFTKCQKSADTLITSINDDFAKYRKRLSAIKLQETFKSIIMQVGNKFKYSNISDEPSSGYKNALDLLIRAGLAYKVFHTSARGLPLGAQIDEKKFKVLFFDTGIYQRVMGLDLASYMSSPIEDLVNKGAFAELFVGLELIASEKNYVHPELYYWHREAKSSNAEVDYIVSVNNKIIPIEVKSSRKGQMQSLRLFLKERNKTYGIRISCENFGKHENIISIPLYAIPKLYEIISSF